In the genome of Amaranthus tricolor cultivar Red isolate AtriRed21 chromosome 15, ASM2621246v1, whole genome shotgun sequence, one region contains:
- the LOC130801326 gene encoding diaminopimelate epimerase, chloroplastic, whose amino-acid sequence MAANTTSSISVSSSSSSLFPSSRSYLPTLVQSQNRLFLRNNLALNKSIKGSSTFRIMAVSLAPKIQEKASLSSFLDQKENGFLHFVKYHGLGNDFILVDNRDSIEPKVTPEQAVKLCDRNFGVGADGVIFAMPGTNGTDYTMRIFNSDGSEPEMCGNGVRCFARFIAELENLQGRHSFTVHTGAGLIVPEIQDDGQVKVDMGEPILTAADVPTKLPANKDYAVVKSDLVVDGETWIVTCVSMGNPHCVTFGRKGDQNLVVDQINLADVGPKFEHHDVFPARTNTEFVQVFSRSHLKMRVWERGAGATLACGTGACAVVVAAVLEGRAERNCTVDLPGGPLDIEWREEDNHIYMTGPAEVAFYGSAPL is encoded by the exons ATGGCCGCCAACACCACAAGCTCCATTTCAGTATCGTCTTCATCCTCCTCATTGTTCCCGAGTTCTCGAAGTTATCTGCCCACTTTGGTTCAATCCCAGAATCGTTTGTTTTTAAGAAACAATTTAGCCTTGAACAAATCGATTAAAGGAAGTTCGACTTTCCGGATCATGGCTGTTTCATTGGCCCCAAAAATTCAGGAGAAAGCTTCACTCTCCTCCTTCCTTGATCAGAAGGAGAACGGATTTCTTCATTTTGTCAAGTACCATGGACTCGGAAATGACTTTATTTTG GTTGACAATAGGGACTCAATAGAGCCCAAAGTAACTCCTGAGCAAGCAGTGAAGCTATGTGATCGGAATTTTGGTGTGGGTGCTGATGGGGTGATCTTTGCAATGCCTGGAACTAATGGTACTGATTATACTATGAGAATTTTTAATTCTGATGGAAGCGAGCCAGAG ATGTGTGGTAATGGAGTGAGATGCTTTGCTAGATTCATTGCTGAGCTTGAGAACTTACAAGGAAGGCATAG TTTTACTGTCCATACTGGTGCTGGTTTAATTGTCCCTGAAATTCAAGATGATGGACAG GTTAAAGTTGATATGGGTGAACCAATACTTACAGCAGCTGATGTACCCACAAAACTACCTGCAAACAAGGATTATGCTGTAGTTAAATCAGATCTAGTGGTTGATGGAGAAACCTGGATTGTCACTTGTGTGAGCATGGGAAATCCTCATTGTGTTACTTTTGGAAGGAAAGGAGACCAG AATTTGGTGGTTGATCAAATAAACTTGGCTGATGTTGGTCCAAAATTTGAGCACCATGACGTTTTTCCAGCACGAACCAACACGG AATTTGTTCAAGTTTTCTCTCGATCACACCTTAAGATGCGTGTTTGGGAACGAGGAGCAG GGGCTACTTTAGCCTGTGGAACCGGAGCTTGTGCAGTTGTGGTTGCTGCAGTGCTAGAAGGCCGAGCTGAGAGG AACTGCACGGTTGATCTTCCTGGAGGACCATTGGACATTGAATGGAGGGAGGAAGACAACCATATCTATATGACAGGCCCAGCCGAAGTTGCATTTTATGGATCTGCCCCACTCTAA